Proteins encoded by one window of Cloeon dipterum chromosome 4, ieCloDipt1.1, whole genome shotgun sequence:
- the LOC135944427 gene encoding chymotrypsin-1-like: MFNILVLLYSLFILKANAKVLDGLRIVNGKEVPELKYPSLVSIQDSGYHICGAAILNKNYVLTAAHCVDSSRDIEDLKVISSVTNLRNKKSRKYKVTKIEVHEKYNVSDLIANDIAVEPKFILQDGEAVAELPGNGETLPTGAIATAVGWGRKVHLGPGATTLQETDMSVLNSWDCSDLIGKIHTTQFCTDSSKSGICEGDSGSPLLANGKVFGITSWRDGNKPCGQGVGVYTQVSYYLDWIKQHASE, encoded by the exons ATGTTCAACATACTTGTTCTTTTGTATTCCCTGTTCATACTGAAAGCAAATG ccaaaGTTCTAGATGGCTTGCGCATAGTCAATGGGAAGGAGGTGCCTGAACTGAAATATCCTTCACTG GTATCAATTCAAGATAGTGGCTACCACATTTGCGGAGCTGCGATTTTGAACAAGAATTATGTTTTAACTGCTGCCCACTGCGTTGACAG TTCCAGAGACATCGAAGACCTAAAAGTAATCTCGTCAGTGACTAAcctcagaaataaaaagagtcgCAAGTATAAAGTTACGAAAATAGAGGTCCATGAAAAATACAACGTTTCTGATTTAATTGCCAATGACATCGCT GTGGAGCCCAAATTTATTCTCCAAGACGGAGAAGCTGTCGCTGAGCTACCTGGAAATGGAGAAACTTTGCCAACTGGAGCGATTGCAACTGCAGTAGGCTGGGGCCGGAAAGTg CACCTAGGACCGGGCGCAACAACTTTGCAAGAAACAGACATGAGTGTTCTGAATTCGTGGGACTGCAGTGATCTCATAGGAAAAATTCATACAACCCAGTTTTGCACGGACAGTTCAAAATCAGGAATATGcgaa GGGGACTCTGGCAGTCCACTTTTGGCTAACGGAAAAGTATTCGGCATTACCTCTTGGAGGGATGGTAACAAGCCCTGCGGCCAAGGGGTTGGGGTGTACACTCAAGTGTCGTACTACCTCGATTGGATCAAGCAACACGCCAGCGAATAA
- the LOC135944423 gene encoding mucin-5AC-like isoform X2, giving the protein MAFSGRTCSCLLLLLLLLVLVDGSSVPLKFVTSPTKSPVTYLEDRPIGDKEVESFLGGGSTLGSWKRWDRGQPKPQPPAKPAGVATNEKTFTQQQILEKLFTEYHNHLQKQKLANSTNAVDQQAVDQGRYVSSINIRPKPTPTQSGHWMLDTEESTKVLNPSAAMANLKLHRPHQSAAAAAAASSSSPAVRPPKDGWVTLEPVPWSSSKISKWTPNKATASSPAAVWNAQQQKPSASSSSGGSSWTSNRPGSSSSQQASSWDLKPSFSDNRPLTWDDVPSKPSWSDNNSQRPSWEHTKPSWTDTKPSWGSDSLKPSFSSSNKPSVSSASWTDLSNKPSFTSGASRPTTFTNTHENRPTTFTNSESIRPTTFTTTLGAGTRPKPDTSNLLGIITDGKPPEWPVDSPATPSFTRPSVQRPTWNRPQAQAHTSFSPGFYKGDEEKNNKPQVQGAADGGQWVLLSSTRGHTIPTASRQGSRRALKVDAPIVAYSKNKGIRLTVLPSAENQGTSHGGLLEVDQTFQTVDAAAAQLNQQQTTTLRPIIQSDPVTVEVKPQNNGHGGGNNNKRKGGNKRKGHKNKNNKRKGKKKRRRRPGQAAQQQQQQPPADGSGTGVGGGGGGGGGGGGGGGGGGVQVYTARNPNEYVNQRKALIAAIGAGMLPATMAALVPMFLGRRRRRRDLMGDLDGTYLKTQQQWPFVHSRSTFSQRFG; this is encoded by the exons ATGGCCTTTTCAGGCAGGACTTGTTCCTGCTtactgctactgctgctgctgctcgtgtTGGTCGACGGGTCCAGCGTGCCGCTCAAGTTTGTCACTTCGCCCACGAAGTCGCCGGTCACATACCTGGAGGACCGGCCGATCGGGGATAAAGAAGTCGAGTCATTCCTCGGGGGTGGAAGCACCCTCGGCAGTTGGAAGCGCTGGGACAGGGGGCAGCCGAAGCCCCAGCCGCCCGCCAAGCCTGCAGGGGTGGCCACCAACGAGAAGACTTTCACGCAGCAGCAAATTTTAGAGAAGTTGTTCACCGAGTACCACAACCACTTGCAGAAGCAAAAGCTAGCAAATTCGACCAATGCCGTAGATCAGCAAGCGGTCGACCAGGGAAGGTATGTGTCCAGCATCAACATACGACCGAAGCCCACGCCAACCCAGTCTGGACACTGGATGTTGGACACGGAGGAGAGCACAAAGGTGCTCAACCCTTCTGCTGCCATGGCGAACCTGAAGCTGCACCGTCCCCATcagtccgccgccgccgccgccgcggcctcctcctcctcgccAGCCGTTCGTCCTCCGAAGGACGGCTGGGTCACCCTGGAGCCAGTGCCCTGGTCGTCTAGCAAGATATCAAAGTGGACGCCAAACAAAGCCACTGCCTCCTCACCCGCTGCCGTCTGGAACGCGCAACAACAAAAGCCcagcgccagcagcagcagcggcggcagcagctggACGTCCAACCGTCCGGGCTCTTCTTCGTCCCAGCAAGCTTCGAGTTGGGACCTGAAGCCCAGTTTTTCTGACAACCGTCCCCTGACCTGGGACGACGTTCCGAGCAAGCCCAGCTGGTCGGACAATAACAGCCAACGTCCCAGCTGGGAGCACACTAAACCGTCCTGGACGGACACAAAGCCTTCCTGGGGCTCGGATTCGCTCAAGCCTTCTTTCTCGTCGTCCAACAAACCCAGCGTCAGCTCTGCCTCTTGGACCGACCTCAGCAACAAGCCGTCCTTCACCAGTGGTGCCAGCCGTCCGACCACCTTCACTAACACTCACGAGAATCGTCCGACAACCTTCACAAATAGTGAGAGCATCCGTCCGACCACCTTCACCACGACCCTTGGAGCTGGGACCAGGCCGAAGCCGGACACGAGCAACCTGCTTGGCATCATCACGGACGGCAAACCACCAGAGTGGCCGGTCGACTCGCCGGCAACGCCAAGCTTTACGCGACCGTCAG TTCAACGGCCAACCTGGAACCGCCCGCAGGCTCAGGCCCATACCAGCTTTTCGCCCGGCTTCTACAAAGGCGACGAggagaaaaacaacaaaccaCAAGTGCAAGGTGCGGCCGATGGCGGACAGTGGGTGCTGCTGTCCAGCACACGTGGACACACCATCCCGACCGCCAGTCGCCAGGGCTCACGACGAGCATTGAAAGTCGACGCACCCATAGTCGCGTACTCGAAAAACAAAGGAATCAGGCTGACGGTTCTGCCGTCGGCCGAGAACCAAGGAACCTCGCACGGTGGCCTCCTCGAGGTGGACCAAACCTTTCAGACGGTGGACGCGGCTGCCGCCCAACTGAACCAGCAGCAGACAACAACCCTCAGGCCCATAATTCAATCGGACCCTGTGACTGTGGAGGTTAAGCCGCAAAACAATGGCCACGGAGGCGGCAATAACAATAAGCGCAAGGGAGGCAACAAGCGCAAGGGccacaagaataaaaataacaagagaAAGGGCAAAAAGAAGCGGAGGAGGCGGCCAGGGCAAGcggcccagcagcagcagcaacagccgcCGGCTGATGGAAGCGGCACAGGagtcggtggcggcggcggaggtggAGGCGGAGGGGGTGGTggaggcggaggcggcggggtGCAGGTTTACACCGCCCGCAACCCCAACGAGTACGTGAACCAGCGCAAGGCCCTGATCGCGGCCATCGGTGCCGGCATGCTGCCGGCCACCATGGCCGCCCTCGTGCCAATGTTCCTCGgccggaggcggcggaggcgaGACCTAATGGGTGACCTTGATGGCACCTACCTGAAgacgcagcagcagtggcCATTCGTGCATTCACGCTCCACTTTCAGCCAGAGATTCGGATGA
- the LOC135944423 gene encoding uncharacterized protein LOC135944423 isoform X1 gives MAFSGRTCSCLLLLLLLLVLVDGSSVPLKFVTSPTKSPVTYLEDRPIGDKEVESFLGGGSTLGSWKRWDRGQPKPQPPAKPAGVATNEKTFTQQQILEKLFTEYHNHLQKQKLANSTNAVDQQAVDQGRYVSSINIRPKPTPTQSGHWMLDTEESTKVLNPSAAMANLKLHRPHQSAAAAAAASSSSPAVRPPKDGWVTLEPVPWSSSKISKWTPNKATASSPAAVWNAQQQKPSASSSSGGSSWTSNRPGSSSSQQASSWDLKPSFSDNRPLTWDDVPSKPSWSDNNSQRPSWEHTKPSWTDTKPSWGSDSLKPSFSSSNKPSVSSASWTDLSNKPSFTSGASRPTTFTNTHENRPTTFTNSESIRPTTFTTTLGAGTRPKPDTSNLLGIITDGKPPEWPVDSPATPSFTRPSVVQRPTWNRPQAQAHTSFSPGFYKGDEEKNNKPQVQGAADGGQWVLLSSTRGHTIPTASRQGSRRALKVDAPIVAYSKNKGIRLTVLPSAENQGTSHGGLLEVDQTFQTVDAAAAQLNQQQTTTLRPIIQSDPVTVEVKPQNNGHGGGNNNKRKGGNKRKGHKNKNNKRKGKKKRRRRPGQAAQQQQQQPPADGSGTGVGGGGGGGGGGGGGGGGGGVQVYTARNPNEYVNQRKALIAAIGAGMLPATMAALVPMFLGRRRRRRDLMGDLDGTYLKTQQQWPFVHSRSTFSQRFG, from the exons ATGGCCTTTTCAGGCAGGACTTGTTCCTGCTtactgctactgctgctgctgctcgtgtTGGTCGACGGGTCCAGCGTGCCGCTCAAGTTTGTCACTTCGCCCACGAAGTCGCCGGTCACATACCTGGAGGACCGGCCGATCGGGGATAAAGAAGTCGAGTCATTCCTCGGGGGTGGAAGCACCCTCGGCAGTTGGAAGCGCTGGGACAGGGGGCAGCCGAAGCCCCAGCCGCCCGCCAAGCCTGCAGGGGTGGCCACCAACGAGAAGACTTTCACGCAGCAGCAAATTTTAGAGAAGTTGTTCACCGAGTACCACAACCACTTGCAGAAGCAAAAGCTAGCAAATTCGACCAATGCCGTAGATCAGCAAGCGGTCGACCAGGGAAGGTATGTGTCCAGCATCAACATACGACCGAAGCCCACGCCAACCCAGTCTGGACACTGGATGTTGGACACGGAGGAGAGCACAAAGGTGCTCAACCCTTCTGCTGCCATGGCGAACCTGAAGCTGCACCGTCCCCATcagtccgccgccgccgccgccgcggcctcctcctcctcgccAGCCGTTCGTCCTCCGAAGGACGGCTGGGTCACCCTGGAGCCAGTGCCCTGGTCGTCTAGCAAGATATCAAAGTGGACGCCAAACAAAGCCACTGCCTCCTCACCCGCTGCCGTCTGGAACGCGCAACAACAAAAGCCcagcgccagcagcagcagcggcggcagcagctggACGTCCAACCGTCCGGGCTCTTCTTCGTCCCAGCAAGCTTCGAGTTGGGACCTGAAGCCCAGTTTTTCTGACAACCGTCCCCTGACCTGGGACGACGTTCCGAGCAAGCCCAGCTGGTCGGACAATAACAGCCAACGTCCCAGCTGGGAGCACACTAAACCGTCCTGGACGGACACAAAGCCTTCCTGGGGCTCGGATTCGCTCAAGCCTTCTTTCTCGTCGTCCAACAAACCCAGCGTCAGCTCTGCCTCTTGGACCGACCTCAGCAACAAGCCGTCCTTCACCAGTGGTGCCAGCCGTCCGACCACCTTCACTAACACTCACGAGAATCGTCCGACAACCTTCACAAATAGTGAGAGCATCCGTCCGACCACCTTCACCACGACCCTTGGAGCTGGGACCAGGCCGAAGCCGGACACGAGCAACCTGCTTGGCATCATCACGGACGGCAAACCACCAGAGTGGCCGGTCGACTCGCCGGCAACGCCAAGCTTTACGCGACCGTCAG taGTTCAACGGCCAACCTGGAACCGCCCGCAGGCTCAGGCCCATACCAGCTTTTCGCCCGGCTTCTACAAAGGCGACGAggagaaaaacaacaaaccaCAAGTGCAAGGTGCGGCCGATGGCGGACAGTGGGTGCTGCTGTCCAGCACACGTGGACACACCATCCCGACCGCCAGTCGCCAGGGCTCACGACGAGCATTGAAAGTCGACGCACCCATAGTCGCGTACTCGAAAAACAAAGGAATCAGGCTGACGGTTCTGCCGTCGGCCGAGAACCAAGGAACCTCGCACGGTGGCCTCCTCGAGGTGGACCAAACCTTTCAGACGGTGGACGCGGCTGCCGCCCAACTGAACCAGCAGCAGACAACAACCCTCAGGCCCATAATTCAATCGGACCCTGTGACTGTGGAGGTTAAGCCGCAAAACAATGGCCACGGAGGCGGCAATAACAATAAGCGCAAGGGAGGCAACAAGCGCAAGGGccacaagaataaaaataacaagagaAAGGGCAAAAAGAAGCGGAGGAGGCGGCCAGGGCAAGcggcccagcagcagcagcaacagccgcCGGCTGATGGAAGCGGCACAGGagtcggtggcggcggcggaggtggAGGCGGAGGGGGTGGTggaggcggaggcggcggggtGCAGGTTTACACCGCCCGCAACCCCAACGAGTACGTGAACCAGCGCAAGGCCCTGATCGCGGCCATCGGTGCCGGCATGCTGCCGGCCACCATGGCCGCCCTCGTGCCAATGTTCCTCGgccggaggcggcggaggcgaGACCTAATGGGTGACCTTGATGGCACCTACCTGAAgacgcagcagcagtggcCATTCGTGCATTCACGCTCCACTTTCAGCCAGAGATTCGGATGA
- the LOC135944425 gene encoding zinc finger protein 878-like, with translation MRAQSFMSLVFKNNNCSAVPSSQNQTTKSRGSLLTAEISDYTSIYGWSAKVWSWRPHRVMKRMADSSAPHLFGSLECKKNASNMLRTFHSPRLSRVTSTSSLKSFASDSGEYVNMTGMSKSTVYSTPDYVDMSGIRRTSSFSSSVSSTTQSEYEDMTSYCSLLPRGPSSSYKKTILATYKCELCSKEFNQKKLMIDHKLAEHQRINQFTHCPYCSYSCKCKITLERHVTREHANSFLQCLDCSKRFATPSSLKEHNLKCHVHYKCLYCKQPMKEVNNVSYHEMSRNCNKCGSKFNCVWLFARHWRLHPEQIHCPLCPQTFDSASAFEIHLEWVHFGFDKKCEYFC, from the exons ATGCGTGCACAATCTTTCATGTCACTTGTTttcaagaataataattgctcGGCAGTACCATCCAGCCAGAATCAGACCACAAAATCTCGAGGATCGTTGTTGACAGCGGAAATATCAG ATTATACCTCCATTTATGGATGGAGTGCCAAAGTTTGGAGTTGGCGCCCGCACCGTGTGATGAAAAGAATGGCAGATTCGTCGGCGCCGCATTTGTTCGGCTCGCTGGAGTGTAAGAAGAATGCTAGCAATATGCTGCGAACCTTTCATTCACCGCGGCTTTCGAGAGTCACCTCCACCAGCAGTTTGAAGTCATTTGCCTCCGATTCCGGAGAATACGTCAACATGACGGGCATGTCAAAATCGACAGTGTACAGTACGCCCGACTACGTGGACATGTCCGGAATTCGCAGGACGTCCAGTTTCTCTTCGAGCGTGTCTTCGACCACTCAGTCCGAATACGAGGATATGACCTCTTACTGCTCTTTGTTACCGCGCGGACCTTCGAGCTCGTATAAAAAAACTATACTAGCCACGTACAAATGCGAACTCTGCTCCAAGGAGTTCAACCAAAAGAAGCTGATGATCGACCACAAGCTTGCAGAGCACCAGAGGATAAATCAGTTCACCCACTGTCCTTATTGCTCGTACTCGTGCAAGTGCAAAATTACCCTCGAGAGGCATGTTACCAGGGAGCATGCAAATAGTTTTCTGCAGTGCCTCGACTGCTCCAAGAGGTTCGCGACACCTAGCAGCCTCAAAGAACACAACCTGAAGTGTCACGTTCACTACAA gTGTCTGTACTGCAAACAACCCATGAAAGAAGTCAACAACGTGTCATATCACGAAATGAGCCGCAATTGCAATAAGTGCGGCTCTAAGTTCAACTGTGTGTGGCTCTTTGCGAGACACTGGCGGCTGCATCCGGAGCAGATCCACTGTCCACTGTGTCCTCAGACATTTGATTCTGCATCCGCCTTCGAAATTCACCTGGAATGGGTTCATTTTGGATTTGACAAGAAGTGTGAGTACTTCTGCTGA
- the LOC135944421 gene encoding zinc finger protein 423-like codes for MGRKLQCAVVTCPNHTVANVDKNAIKLHKFPTDNTLRKKWCLLLGVKYDSLNPNFPHRHLVCHEHFDMKTFHSRTCQLLNSYESTASQNTCSRLCSSIPKGMLPTRNLPSSIVSDLAADTSDSAADLKQLLIDKLSLASTSNGTQNLILPSNDAVLPSSSSVVQPAAVTKTMPRILKPGTSTPASTRTRSATLAAARSSPTVSVKIEPTTLESYPVEVFDAQRHQPMQVFVSGAPQVNIGNSQATVAKPNIVCKKPPNPSPAPQQPIANTKILLNPKLILPKMRGTLAVQARPTVVPLPGNLLADMMDGMNSDPDAQIELVWSENPFLAPLLTDVNTMCRMCAKSNLLLTKIVDQDCDLAKMVNECLPFQVNKNDGFSQMICLPCRRSVIRTHKFYVQCRTANALQRNINAQNNLSRAALRTVDPIPKPTLPVKIVSSTAEVRPAPPVLVKAKEIVLQRDIPKAAAPSTIIAAPKRTSETPRVVTDKRAKQEKYPKIKPETPLYSIYKFPDPLNLMQAPDYDCKRCPTSYCSVMSLIRHYWTTHQQHYCKECNSVFDTRKDFEGHHIEIHFKVPPIYNFHYEELGSKTCSFCGIDLGSVPELRRHYVVEGSCPALMEELILRERKFKYKFTCSFCGMMLKSRHTLTRHILTHVNVSDYRCKECDKIFTRKDRLKEHMYTHSTEHNEQCDVCGATFKSRTGLSQHKVVHEGRWNNRCTCCSQTFRFVKDAEAHFKTHSNAEKSKVNYNPFTKVHELECPFCQRPFKWEYYYKLHLKTHDPNSKHFKSGFLCDQCGLNFSNRPALRMHVSKVHGTPIIYECNLCGRKYESKQGLKLHMEKHMGEMKQCKECKQTFNGMTSLRAHQRSVHIDKNFECNYCSKTFKLKRQLVTHIRVHTDERPFQCRHCPSAFKQWGDRRKHEALHLDGK; via the exons ATGGGGAGAAAACTACAGTGCGCTGTTGTGACCTGTCCCAATCACACCGTTGCAAATGTAGACAAGAACGCCATCAAGCTGCACAAATTTCCAACCGATAACACACTCCGCAAGAAGTGGTGTCTGCTTCTCGGCGTCAAATACGACTCTCTGAATCCAAATTTCCCTCACAGACATTTAGTTTGTCATGAACACTTTGACATGAAAACCTTTCACAGCCGAACTTGCCAACTACTCAACTCGTACGAATCCACAGCATCGCAAAATACTTGCAGCAGATTGTGCTCATCAATCCCAAAAGGAATGCTGCCAACCAGAAACTTGCCTTCCTCCATTGTGTCAGACCTGGCAGCCGATACATCAGATTCTGCCGCGGACCTTAAACAGTTGCTCATCGACAAATTATCCTTGGCGTCCACTTCAAATGGCACTCAAAACTTGATCCTCCCTTCAAATGATGCTGTCCTCCCATCAAGCTCAAGCGTTGTTCAACCTGCTGCTGTTACCAAAACAATGCCAAGAATACTCAAACCAGGGACATCTACTCCTGCGTCTACAAGAACACGAAGTGCAACCTTAGCTGCAGCTAGAAGCTCGCCAACAGTTTCAGTCAAAATCGAGCCTACAACTTTGGAATCTTATCCCGTAGAAGTTTTTGATGCCCAGAG ACACCAACCAATGCAAGTCTTTGTCTCTGGGGCACCTCAAGTAAACATAGGAAACTCTCAAGCGACAGTTGCAAAGCCAAACATCGTCTGCAAAAAGCCACCAAATCCATCACCAGCACCTCAGCAGCCAATTGCGAACACTAAAATCTTGCTTAATCCTAAACTCATCCTGCCAAAAATGAGGGGGACTCTTGCAGTGCAGGCAAGACCCACAGTAGTTCCCCTTCCTGGCAACCTGCTGGCTGACATGATGGATGGAATGAACAGTGATCCGGATGCCCAAATCGAACTT gTGTGGAGCGAAAATCCATTTCTTGCTCCTTTGTTGACTGATGTGAACACCATGTGTCGCATGTGTGCTAAATCGAACCTGTTGCTCACGAAAATTGTTGATCAAGATTGTGACCTTGCCAAAATGGTGAACGAGTGCCTTCCCTTCCAG GTCAACAAGAATGATGGATTTTCTCAAATGATATGTTTGCCTTGCCGTCGGTCTGTGATTCGCACCCACAAGTTCTATGTGCAGTGCAGAACAGCCAATGCCCTCCAGAGAAATATTAACGCACAGAACAATCTCAGCAGG GCTGCGTTACGTACAGTGGATCCCATTCCAAAACCAACTTTACCTGTGAAAATTGTATCCAGCACTGCAGAGGTCAGACCGGCCCCACCTGTGCTTgtaaaagcaaaagaaattgTGCTTCAGCGTGACATTCCGAAAGCTGCCGCACCAAGTACTATCATAGCAGCTCCTAAAAGAACATCTGAAACACCTCGAGTCGTGACTGACAAGAGAGCCAAGCAAGAAAAATACCCCAAAATCAAGCCTGAGACCCCTTTGTACTCTATCTACAAGTTCCCTGATCCACTGAACCTGATGCAGGCGCCGGATTATGACTGCAAACGTTGCCCCACCTCGTACTGCTCAGTTATGTCGCTAATCAGGCACTACTGGACAACCCACCAGCAGCACTATTGCAAGGAGTGCAACAGTGTGTTTGATACCCGAAAGGACTTTGAGGGTCATCACATAGAGATACACTTCAAGGTGCCTCCCATTTACAACTTCCACTATGAAGAGTTGGGCAGCAAAACGTGTTCATTCTGTGGAATCGACTTAGGCAGCGTTCCGGAACTACGAAGGCACTACGTCGTTGAGGGAAGCTGTCCAGCTCTGATGGAGGAATTAATCCTGAGAGAAAGGAAGTTCAAGTACAAATTCACTTGCAGCTTTTGTGGAATg atgCTGAAATCGAGGCACACCTTGACCCGGCACATTTTAACTCACGTCAACGTTTCTGACTATCGGTGTAAAGAATGCGACAAGATATTTACCCGCAAGGACAGACTAAAAGAGCACATGTACACCCACTCTACGGAACACAACGAGCAGTGCGATGTGTGCGGGGCCACTTTCAAATCAAGGACTGGGCTTTCGCAGCACAAGGTGGTGCACGAGGGCCGCTGGAACAACCGCTGCACTTGCTGCTCGCAAACATTCCGCTTCGTCAAGGACGCTGAAGCCCATTTCAAGACGCATTCGAATGCTGAAAAGTCTAAGGTGAACTACAATCCGTTCACCAAGGTTCACGAGCTTGAGTGTCCGTTCTGCCAGCGCCCCTTCAAGTGGGAATACTACTACAAACTTCACCTGAAGACCCACGACCCCAACTCGAAGCACTTCAAGTCTGGATTCCTGTGTGATCAGTGTGGCCTGAATTTCAGTAACAGACCAGCCTTGCGAATGCACGTCAGCAAAGTGCATGGCACTCCCATCATTTACGAGTGCAACCTTTGCGGAAGGAAATACGAGAGCAAGCAGGGCCTCAAGCTGCACATGGAGAAACACATGGGCGAGATGAAGCAGTGCAAGGAGTGCAAGCAGACGTTCAACGGCATGACGAGTCTGCGGGCCCACCAGCGCAGCGTGCACATTGACAAAAACTTTGAGTGCAACTATTGCAGCAAGACTTTCAAGCTGAAAAGGCAGCTTGTCACACATATCAGAGTGCACACGGATGAGCGACCGTTTCAGTGCAGGCACTGTCCGTCTGCGTTCAAACAGTGGGGAGATCGCAGGAAACACGAAGCCCTGCATTTGGACGGTAAATGA